Proteins encoded in a region of the Coregonus clupeaformis isolate EN_2021a chromosome 9, ASM2061545v1, whole genome shotgun sequence genome:
- the LOC121573883 gene encoding hypermethylated in cancer 2 protein-like: MEQQNHSKQLLLQLNQQRAKGYLCDVIIVVENALFRAHKNVLAASSVYFKSLVPHDNLINLDTEMVSPSIFRQVLDFIYTGRLSSSDSVSDHSISSLLIAASYLQLTELAALCRRKLKCNGQTPSSSNKMTPSSSTSPTPNGHTPGPLHLSSTPLRATPIHNHQHHNNHSGSKKGSQRNQRRGQEGRLREDLPEKEVYISGSRCASLSPSGEGRSNGLGLDLSKRSPSGSTTTEEVSPSSLLQSSSPHSSSLSPTPTPPTTSSAKPEPSKTSTDLQPRAPRKRPRGDKVTTPELEDGEVDGEENGLDQSEGSGQSGRGGGGGGGGGKGSRNGNTNYIYRQPQPGFEPGVGDNLYVCIPCGKGFPSSEQLNAHVDTHTHDQLYLKDEEEEEEEEEEEEGGGYLKGKDPDAFPDDSASQGVKPDAEEPGHLCTICSKSCKDSTSLRQHEKSHWLNRPFPCNICGKLFTQRGTMTRHMRSHLGLKPFACEECGMRFTRQYRLAEHMRVHSGEKPYECQLCGGKFTQQRNLLSHMRMHTSPS; the protein is encoded by the exons atggaACAGCAGAACCATTCAAAGCAGCTGTTGCTGCAGCTGAACCAGCAGCGAGCCAAAGGGTACCTGTGTGATGTCATCATCGTGGTGGAGAACGCGCTGTTCCGCGCCCACAAGAACGTCCTGGCGGCCAGCAGCGTCTACTTCAAGTCGCTGGTCCCCCACGACAACCTCATCAACCTGGACACAGAGATGGTCAGCCCCTCCATTTTCAGACAG GTGTTGGACTTCATCTATACAGGTCGTCTGTCCAGTTCTGACTCCGTCAGTGACCACAGTATCTCGTCCCTCCTGATTGCCGCCTCCTACCTCCAGCTGACCGAACTGGCTGCTCTCTGTCGCAGGAAGCTCAAATGCAACGGCCAGACCCCCTCCAGCTCCAACAAGatgaccccctcctcctccacctccccaacCCCCAATGGACACACCCCTggccccctccatctctcctccacccccctcagaGCCACCCCCATCCACAACCACCAGCACCATAACAACCACTCAGGGTCCAAGAAGGGGAGCCAGAGGAACCAGAGACGGGGCCAGGAGGGAAGGCTGAGAGAGGATCTGCCCGAGAAGGAGGTGTATATTTCGGGCTCGCGCTGTGCCTCCCTCAGCCCTTCTGGAGAAGGTAGGAGTAATGGGCTGGGACTGGACCTGTCCAAGAGGAGTCCGTCAGGGAGCACTACCACAGAGGAGGTGTCCCCCAGCAGTCTCCTACAGAGCTCctccccccactcctcctctctctcccccactcccacTCCTCCCACAACATCTAGTGCCAAGCCAGAGCCTTCAAAGACCTCCACAGACCTCCAGCCCAGAGCCCCTCGCAAGAGGCCCCGAGGTGATAAAGTGACGACCCCAGAGCTGGAGGACGGAGAGGTGGATGGAGAGGAGAACGGCCTAGATCAGAGTGAGGGGAGCGGgcagagtgggagaggaggaggaggaggaggaggaggaggaaaaggaagTAGAAACGGAAACACCAACTACATCTACCGTCAGCCCCAGCCAGGGTTTGAGCCAGGTGTGGGGGACAACCTGTACGTCTGCATCCCCTGTGGGAAAGGCTTCCCCAGCTCAGAACAGCTCAACGCCCacgtcgacacacacacacacgaccaacTCTACCTcaaagacgaggaggaggaggaggaggaggaggaagaagaggaaggtgGTGGATACTTGAAGGGCAAAGATCCAGACGCATTCCCAGATGACTCTGCATCACAGGGGGTGAAACCTGACGCTGAAGAACCTGGGCATCTCTGCACAATCTGCAGTAAGAGCTGCAAGGACTCGACATCACTACGGCAACACGAGAAGAGCCATTGGCTGAACCGGCCGTTCCCCTGTAACATCTGTGGCAAGCTGTTCACCCAGCGAGGCACCATGACGCGCCACATGAGGAGCCACCTGGGCCTCAAGCCCTTCGCCTGCGAGGAGTGCGGCATGCGCTTCACACGCCAGTACCGCCTCGCCGAGCACATGCGGGTCCATTCGGGGGAGAAGCCGTACGAGTGCCAGCTGTGTGGCGGGAAGTTCACCCAGCAACGCAACCTCCTTAGTCATATGAGGATGCACACCTCGCCCTCATAG